TGGAACAAAGCTCTCAAGATTTCAAAGGAAGTTCAGTCTGACTGACACGAAAAACAACCTTTCAAGTTCACAAATTCTTATGTTAACCTGAGAACTGTCACTTGCCTTTAAAGAAGCTGCCCCAGTAAAGGACCACTTGTCTTTTTTGTGTGGTTTCCTAAGGATATAAGCCCTATGCAGTCTATATATCCATTTTCATATTAACTTGGAGGACTGTTGCCAGTTTCACCTAACCTGGTCAGAGAGGTAGAAATACAGAAGATACTGTAATCCCAGAGGTTTCAATAAACTAGGTGATCAAGGACtaagaataaaagaaagtgCCTCAGAAAGGAATACTGATAGTGTGATGTGGTTTCATCCTGTGTGCACAGCTCAGAAACACAGATTTGTAAGAAGCCTGACTTCATTATTGTTGGTGCTCTCATTATCTGCTGGGATTCACTCTGGCTCCCTGCCACTTAGCAGTATTACATGGAATGAGATGGCTCTGACTTCCCAGTCAGTGATAATCGCTCACTTGAGAACTTGCAGCCTCAGAAGTTAACTATTATTGTCAAGTGTTGCTGTTAGCTCAACACTTACTGCAATGATGCTAATGGTCACCTTCAGGCAGGCCCAAAGAGCCCCTGTTGCTGAGATGATGTTATGTAGAAGGGTGATCTCATGCAGGCTTATCAGCAGAATACACAAACAGAGCTGAAAGAGAAGAGGCAAAGATTTGGTAAAAATATTAGTTTGAGACCATACACAGCTCCAAAGGCTAACATTTTTCTCTAGCCAGTAAGGTGTGCTCCAGATCAAGGTGAAGGTAATACAGGGTAGTACAGTAGTAAAGTAAGAATTAAGGGCAGTCTATGGAAGTACAAACTCTTTCTAAGAGGACCTTGGGTTCATTTCATTTATCTATAACTGCTGGTTGCTGTCTCACCCCAATTGCTCTGCTAGGTCAGGCTCCCCTCTCCCATCCCAGGAGCACTTTCTCAAATGTAGGAGACAGCTAGGATGGCTGAAAGCAAGAGACTGTAGGCTGTCAGTaataattttgcttgttttaggAGCCTGTGTTAGGCTGGAGCTTTTGGATGAAATTGTTTTTATGTACTTCCCAAAATTAAggttcagttttccttttgggCATGACAATGAAAAAATAGATGTTGATTTATTTCTATGGATTTTAACTAAGCTCCCCTAGAGCAAAAACGTGGAGAGATGATCATTATTAAGCTAATTGTCTCTAAAAGGTAAGATACAAAGAGGGTTGCTCTAGGGAGTTAACAGTTCAGTTCAGCTGGTTAATTCTAAGATATTCTCaactggagggaaaaaagggggagagagTTCTATACCTGTGCCTGAAGATCAAAGGTCAACATGGAAAAACAGAGGTTCAGCATGAAGTATTGGGACTGGAGGCTTTCTAGGGCACCGCCCACTCGAAAGGCCATCATGCTTTGACTCTGGATGAGGATGATGGCACAGATCACATCAAAGGAGCCAACCAAGAGGATCAGAACGAAGCGAGCCtgatgggaaaaagaaataaggatGTGACTGGCCAGGCCAAAACAGGGACAGTCTTTAACCTTACATCTTCCAACTGGTGCCCAAAGAATAAAGAAGTAAGGAGAACCAGGCTGCCTCTTAATAGCAATTTAAATAGACAACAATTAAAGAGAACTGTTTGCCACTCAAAGTGACAAAGACCAGGCCATGATTTTTGCCATTTGTTGCAACTGCTTGCTAATAACTGTAAGCTCACATCCTAAGGAAGGGGTTACAGTAATCCAAGTTACTTTTATAGTAGTAAAAATAAGTCCTTAACAGTGCATCTTCTAGTCCAGGCTTTACTTTGAGGTTCTTGTTTCATCCAGGAGCTGATGACTGGGATGCCTACCTGACAGAAATTTGCATCTCTTTGATGCCTGTTCCTTATTGACCCTAAACAACCCAGATTCTGTAGATAAGTAGGCaaattctgctttgctgcatCTTCATTGCTTGGAGGCCATCCCTTCCAtcaaataacaatttttttgaaGACTTCACAGCAAGGAACCTCCCTTTCATATTTGTGATAAATGTGTGATTGCAAAAGGGAAGAACTTCTGAGAAGCACAGCAAAGGGATGGAAGTTCAGCTACAAATCTTGGTATCACAGAGGATAAAATTCCCCTGTTACATTTTATTGTAATGCAAACAAGATAATCTGGAACGGCAGCACCTTCCCTAGCACATTGTAtctgtttgtttccttgcaGCAGTTTATCATAACTCTCTTAAAAACACATTGCTGCATTTTATAGATGGAAATCTGAAGCAGAGTGGGTGAAGTGAAGGTCATTTTCTGTGGTAAGCCTGTGTCAGTAACATTCTTCTATCTTTATGTTACTTTCAGCTACTGCCATAAAGAGATCCATGGAATAGCTCTAAGAAACAGATTTGCGGTCGTGGAGGTGCACATTTTGTTCCTTAATGGTAGGAATAATTCAGCCTGATTTCTCTCTGTTATCAGTGTCCTTATCACAGCTACCCTGCCTTTCTGAGATTTTCAAATCCAAGAtgtggagaaaagcaaaattaattaaagccATGAGACTAACCAGGAGTTTTGGCTTTTGCTCAGCAGAGAGAACAGTGAAGTTGACAATGGAACGAAGCATCACTAGCAAGATGGAGAGGACAAAAACAATGAGCTCCTGGCGATTCTCTTGTAGGATTCCTCTGGTCACATAGTACACACAGAAcactgggaaggagaaggaaaggtcAGTTACCAGGTGAACACAGATTTTCAACATGTTTGATCCAGGTGACAAGATGGGAATATCAAGACTCCGGCTCCTCAGGCAAGAGTGTACCTTTATTCTTGCTAAGGAGCCTGAAACAGGCAGATAAAATTGGACTCTGCCCTGTTTAGTTTCCAAGAAATGAAACAATGagttagatttttaaattacttgtgAAGTCACACTTTGAAAATGGTAGCATATGAGCTGTCCAAATTGGCAGATGTGGTATGTTACTCTATTAATAGCATATTCAACATAATGTTGAAttgtatattttaattacatgaagcaacataatttttattaaagaacTGAAATCACATACTGTTCCTAGTGAGAGTAATTCAGGTGACTAACAAGGAATTCACTGCTCATAGACATACCTCTACAGTATCATTTGTGTGGTTCTGACCACTACAAATGGCTTGTCTTAAACTGAACGTTAGACAGACTGGATTCCTAagagtttggtttggttgtggAAATCCTGAAACATCCCACCCTGCAAACTGCAGTCCAGAAAAGAACTGGTTCAGGAAATTTCTGAGttatgtttttataaaatgcatCAAAACCCACCACTCAAcaccacagtttgctttcacagtTGAACACCACACATCTCTTCTGGCAAAAGCAGGCATCAGTGCTCTGTTCTTGCATAGGATGCTCCTGCAAACACTTGTTAATTCTTACCATAGACAAAGTAACAACAGATTTCTTTGTCCAGAGGGTTACTTCCTGGATTCGGCACATCAAATAATCTAGTTTTCCTAGGGACATGGGGACAAAGTGTTGCAGAAGTTTTCAAAGTAACATCATAACTTC
The nucleotide sequence above comes from Apus apus isolate bApuApu2 chromosome 20, bApuApu2.pri.cur, whole genome shotgun sequence. Encoded proteins:
- the LOC127393032 gene encoding uncharacterized protein LOC127393032 isoform X2, whose product is MKNLHNKPNESHDVINGKTRLFDVPNPGSNPLDKEICCYFVYVFCVYYVTRGILQENRQELIVFVLSILLVMLRSIVNFTVLSAEQKPKLLARFVLILLVGSFDVICAIILIQSQSMMAFRVGGALESLQSQYFMLNLCFSMLTFDLQAQLCLCILLISLHEITLLHNIISATGALWACLKVTISIIAILKELKPLVWIFMSQNVPEVVYLIYLLCTVIREWGKGNSYTLEAAFITGSCISVAIKSVLFWALFHVYRSFGQGLRERMFSSYGRIDS